GTGCTTTATGGAGGGATTTTCTTGGAGCCGGAACGTCTGCAAAGCTGTTTCTGGTGACGGGAGGGGCCTCCTGGGAGGCAAGCGGTGCAGCCGATTTCTTTTCCCCCCTGTTGAATGGGGTGGCTGTGCGGCGCCTCAGGACGGCTGCGACGAATCCCGATATCGAGGCTTTGCAGTCGGCGCTGAGTTTTTTTGAGGAGGACCCCTGTAGCCTGATCATGGCCGTCGGAGGGGGGACCCCCCTCGACACGGCGAAACTGGTCAACTTTTTTTCCTCGACGCGGCAGAGCCCTGGGGCGTACCTGAAGGGGATACGCTCCGAAACGGAGCGCGGCGCTTTTCTCCCGTTCCTGGCCGTCCCGACGACTGCGGGGACAGGAAGCGAGGCCACTCATTTTGCCGTCCTGTACGATGGGTTGGTCAAGCACTCCGTGGGGGACTTGCGGATACGGCCGGGCTATGTGTTCCTGAACCCCGCCTTTACCTTTTCCCTTTCCCCTTATGTTACGGCCTGCACGGGGTTCGACGCTCTGGCACAGGCCATGGAGTCCCTTTGGGCGGTTGGCTCGACGGAGAGCTCCCGGAAGGACGGTCTGGAGTCCCTGAGGATCGGTTCGCGGGTGCTGCGTTCCGTCGTCCTGGCTCCGGAAGCGG
Above is a window of uncultured Fretibacterium sp. DNA encoding:
- a CDS encoding iron-containing alcohol dehydrogenase, coding for MQRVCWGTEGFGALWRDFLGAGTSAKLFLVTGGASWEASGAADFFSPLLNGVAVRRLRTAATNPDIEALQSALSFFEEDPCSLIMAVGGGTPLDTAKLVNFFSSTRQSPGAYLKGIRSETERGAFLPFLAVPTTAGTGSEATHFAVLYDGLVKHSVGDLRIRPGYVFLNPAFTFSLSPYVTACTGFDALAQAMESLWAVGSTESSRKDGLESLRIGSRVLRSVVLAPEAESRSAMLRAAYLAGRSIDVAKTTAAHAFSYCLTA